From Synechococcus sp. A10-1-5-1, a single genomic window includes:
- a CDS encoding 2Fe-2S iron-sulfur cluster-binding protein: MGETYTVVCELNGASHSFSCAADQTVLAAAEAAGVPVPSSCCSGVCTTCAAVVKEGSVHQPDAMGVKADLQEQGFALLCVAFPRSDLKVVAGQEDALYEAQFGQYQK, from the coding sequence ATGGGCGAGACCTACACCGTTGTCTGTGAACTCAACGGCGCTAGCCATAGCTTCAGCTGCGCCGCCGATCAGACCGTTCTCGCTGCTGCTGAAGCTGCCGGCGTGCCTGTCCCCAGCTCCTGCTGCTCCGGTGTCTGCACGACCTGTGCGGCCGTCGTCAAAGAGGGTTCTGTGCATCAGCCCGACGCCATGGGCGTCAAGGCAGATCTGCAGGAACAGGGCTTCGCGCTGCTCTGTGTGGCCTTCCCCCGCAGCGACCTCAAGGTGGTCGCCGGCCAGGAGGATGCCCTCTACGAAGCGCAGTTCGGTCAGTACCAAAAGTGA
- a CDS encoding F0F1 ATP synthase subunit gamma, whose amino-acid sequence MANLKEIRDRISSVKNTRKITEAMRLVAAAKVRRAQEQVLRSRPFADRLARVLENLQTRMQFETADAPLLENRDVRTITLLAVTGDRGLCGGYNANIIKRTEQRHAELKSQGYDVDLVLIGRKVATYFQNRASQYTIRATFMGLEQVPNASEAGKIADEVLAEFLSGTTDRVEIIFTKFINLVSSKPVSQTLLPLDPQGIASADDEIFRLTTRDGQLGVETGKVNNDQPSLPSDLVFEQSPDQLLNALLPLYLQNQLLRSLQEAAASELASRMTAMNNASDNAKALAKSLTLDYNKARQAAITQEILEVVGGAAAMS is encoded by the coding sequence ATGGCCAACCTGAAGGAGATCCGCGACAGGATCAGTTCCGTTAAAAACACCCGGAAGATCACCGAGGCCATGCGTCTCGTGGCAGCTGCCAAGGTCCGCCGGGCCCAGGAACAGGTTCTGCGCAGCCGTCCGTTCGCTGACCGACTTGCACGCGTTCTGGAGAACCTCCAGACCCGTATGCAGTTCGAGACTGCCGATGCGCCGCTGCTCGAGAACCGTGACGTCCGCACCATCACCCTGCTTGCCGTCACCGGCGACCGGGGCCTGTGCGGTGGCTACAACGCCAACATCATCAAGCGCACGGAACAGCGTCACGCTGAGCTGAAGTCTCAGGGCTATGACGTGGATCTGGTGTTGATCGGCCGTAAGGTCGCCACCTACTTCCAGAACCGCGCCAGCCAGTACACCATTCGCGCCACCTTCATGGGGCTCGAACAGGTGCCCAACGCGTCTGAAGCCGGCAAGATCGCCGACGAGGTGCTCGCTGAGTTCCTCTCTGGCACCACCGATCGCGTCGAGATCATCTTCACCAAGTTCATCAACTTGGTGAGCTCCAAGCCTGTTTCCCAGACGTTGTTGCCCCTGGACCCCCAGGGCATCGCCAGCGCGGATGACGAGATTTTCCGTCTCACCACCCGTGATGGTCAGCTGGGTGTTGAAACCGGCAAGGTCAACAATGACCAGCCCTCGCTCCCCTCTGATCTGGTGTTCGAACAGAGCCCCGATCAGCTGCTGAACGCCCTGCTGCCTCTGTATCTGCAGAACCAGCTGCTTCGTTCCCTGCAGGAAGCGGCCGCCTCCGAGCTCGCCAGCCGGATGACCGCTATGAACAACGCCAGCGACAACGCCAAGGCCCTCGCGAAGTCCCTGACCCTGGACTACAACAAGGCGCGTCAGGCCGCCATTACCCAGGAGATCCTGGAAGTGGTTGGTGGCGCCGCCGCCATGTCCTGA
- a CDS encoding putative 2OG-Fe(II) oxygenase: MTLSLQPLFPLALATAQLPLDPMDSVLLLQDALALRGEESGNPNPGCAWTGDINGVWQVHQLPAFAAITELVRRHAWEYLAQLGFQCDQVALHIQRAWPVVSEPGQVVGRHHHPNAHLSAIVYLNGDGSGRSGCLRLYPAGQCNELVPGLAVGHGGPLDGAITWNAPHFDLAPRAGLLVLFPAQVDHAVTANEDDDDLRVSLAFDLALSAPLCDQPGAAPPEYLAPHPQQWSPLSEP, encoded by the coding sequence ATGACGCTTTCCTTGCAACCGCTGTTCCCGTTGGCCCTAGCCACAGCGCAGCTGCCCTTGGATCCCATGGATTCCGTCCTGTTGTTGCAGGACGCCTTGGCCTTGCGCGGGGAGGAGAGCGGTAACCCCAATCCAGGCTGTGCCTGGACCGGTGACATCAACGGTGTCTGGCAGGTGCACCAGCTCCCGGCCTTTGCGGCCATCACTGAGCTGGTGCGGCGGCATGCCTGGGAGTACCTGGCGCAGCTTGGTTTTCAGTGCGACCAGGTGGCCCTGCATATTCAGCGGGCCTGGCCGGTGGTCAGTGAACCCGGGCAGGTGGTTGGCCGGCACCACCACCCCAATGCCCACCTGAGCGCCATCGTCTATCTCAACGGTGATGGATCGGGACGGAGCGGTTGCTTGCGTCTTTACCCCGCCGGTCAGTGCAATGAGCTGGTGCCGGGCTTGGCGGTGGGCCATGGCGGCCCCCTCGACGGTGCGATCACCTGGAACGCACCCCATTTCGATTTGGCACCCAGGGCTGGATTGCTGGTGCTCTTCCCTGCCCAGGTCGACCACGCCGTGACGGCCAATGAGGACGACGATGACCTCAGGGTGTCCTTGGCCTTTGATCTGGCCCTCAGCGCTCCCCTCTGCGATCAGCCAGGGGCGGCCCCCCCTGAATACCTGGCCCCCCATCCGCAGCAGTGGAGTCCGCTGAGCGAGCCGTGA
- a CDS encoding DUF3326 domain-containing protein — protein MTRPGEPLPTLMVVPTGIGCEVGGYAGDAVPAARLLAAASGCLITHPNVMNGASLYWSDPRIHYVEGSSLDRFASGELALEPIRSQRIGLLLDAGIEEELRLRHLQVADGCRASLGLSIGPVEITSAPIGVSLSQGESGASWGQLERPDVLLEAGERLRDACATAIAVIARFPDDPDSDALTAYRQGGGVDALAGAEAVISHWLSRQLNLPCAHAPALSPLEIDPQLDPRAAGEELGYTFLPCVLVGLSRAPALWPAAQAPAGSIRPDQIGAVVAPAGALGGAAVLACAEQGVPVIAVENPCVLSVTAEALGIEVLRASSYSEAAGLLLALREGINPQALQRPLGRLG, from the coding sequence ATGACCCGTCCTGGGGAGCCCTTGCCCACCTTGATGGTGGTGCCCACGGGCATTGGCTGTGAAGTGGGTGGCTACGCCGGTGATGCGGTGCCCGCGGCCCGGCTGTTGGCGGCCGCCAGTGGCTGTCTGATCACCCATCCCAACGTGATGAATGGGGCCTCGCTCTACTGGAGCGACCCGCGCATTCACTACGTCGAGGGATCCAGCCTGGATCGCTTTGCCTCGGGTGAACTGGCGCTTGAACCGATTCGCAGCCAGCGTATCGGCCTGCTGCTGGATGCCGGGATTGAGGAGGAGCTGCGCCTCCGCCACCTGCAGGTCGCCGACGGTTGCCGCGCCAGTCTGGGTCTGAGCATCGGACCTGTCGAAATCACCTCCGCCCCGATCGGGGTGAGCCTGAGCCAAGGGGAGAGCGGGGCGAGCTGGGGACAACTGGAGCGCCCCGATGTCTTGCTGGAGGCCGGGGAACGCCTGCGGGATGCTTGCGCCACGGCCATCGCCGTGATTGCTCGCTTCCCTGATGACCCTGATAGCGACGCCCTGACGGCCTACCGCCAAGGGGGCGGCGTCGATGCCTTGGCTGGCGCTGAGGCGGTGATCAGCCACTGGCTCAGCCGTCAACTGAACCTGCCCTGCGCCCATGCCCCAGCCCTGAGCCCCCTGGAGATTGACCCCCAGTTGGACCCTCGGGCAGCGGGAGAAGAGCTCGGCTACACCTTCCTGCCCTGCGTCCTGGTGGGCCTGAGTCGGGCTCCGGCGCTCTGGCCTGCGGCCCAGGCCCCCGCGGGATCGATTCGCCCCGATCAGATTGGCGCCGTGGTAGCCCCGGCCGGTGCCCTGGGGGGTGCGGCGGTCTTGGCCTGCGCCGAGCAGGGTGTTCCGGTGATCGCGGTGGAGAACCCTTGTGTCCTCTCGGTGACGGCCGAGGCCCTGGGGATCGAGGTGCTCCGGGCCTCCAGCTATAGCGAGGCGGCTGGTTTGCTGCTGGCCCTGCGGGAGGGGATCAACCCCCAGGCCCTGCAGCGTCCGCTGGGGCGGCTCGGCTGA
- a CDS encoding YchJ family protein, which produces MAGFGQPAEPCPCGGERYANCCEPFHLGKARPVSAEQLMRSRYSAYSRGLIDYLIETHPSELPQAQRRQALKASNRGVRWTRLRITATEAGEAGDLTGTVTFEAHYRQVGHTNVLRECSRFGRQGEVLEGRWLYLDAEA; this is translated from the coding sequence ATGGCCGGCTTTGGCCAGCCGGCTGAGCCCTGTCCCTGCGGCGGGGAGCGCTACGCCAACTGTTGTGAGCCGTTCCATCTAGGCAAGGCACGTCCGGTGAGCGCGGAACAGTTGATGCGCTCGCGCTACAGCGCCTATAGCCGGGGCCTGATCGACTACCTGATTGAGACCCATCCCTCGGAGCTGCCCCAGGCCCAGCGGCGTCAGGCGCTGAAGGCAAGCAACCGCGGGGTGCGTTGGACTCGGCTCCGCATTACTGCCACCGAGGCTGGAGAGGCGGGCGACCTCACTGGCACGGTGACCTTTGAGGCCCACTACCGCCAGGTCGGGCACACCAATGTGCTGAGGGAGTGCTCCCGTTTCGGCCGCCAGGGCGAGGTGCTCGAGGGCCGTTGGCTCTACCTGGACGCTGAGGCTTGA